From Homalodisca vitripennis isolate AUS2020 chromosome 1, UT_GWSS_2.1, whole genome shotgun sequence, the proteins below share one genomic window:
- the LOC124364481 gene encoding 6-phosphogluconolactonase, with amino-acid sequence MSSNKIINVLPNESAVIEELCKLVEKLANDAINRDDIFKIGLSGGSLATFLAKGLPKIATDWSKWKIFFCDERVVPIESSDSNYGLYKNSLIGVVPVKEDQFIKINPHLPAEEAARDYIQKMAVHFSPDELPRFHLLLLGMGPDGHTCSLFPGHRLLDESSVWVAPVTDSPKPPPSRITLTFPVVNNAECCAFAVVGQNKAEMIKRILKDQECLPAGRVEPTRGKVYWLLDQGAASHLNGS; translated from the exons atgtcatcaaataaaataataaacgtcCTTCCTAATGAGTCTGCTGTTATAGAAGAGTTGTGTAAATTAGTTGAAAAGTTAGCAAATGATGCCATCAACAgggatgatatttttaaaatcggTTTATCAG GTGGTTCATTAGCTACATTTTTAGCCAAAGGATTGCCAAAAATAGCTACAGATTGGTCAAAGTGGAAAATATTCTTCTGTGATGAAAGAGTTGTTCCTATAGAAAGCTCTGACTCCAACTATGGATTGTACAAAAACTCGCTGATAGGTGTGGTGCCTGTAAAAGAAGATCAGTTCATCAAGATTAATCCGCATCTGCCAG ctGAGGAAGCAGCAAGGGACTATATACAGAAGATGGCAGTGCACTTCTCACCAGACGAGCTACCAAGGTTCCATCTGCTGCTGTTAGGAATGGGTCCTGACGGCCACACTTGCTCATTGTTCCCTGGTCACCGCCTCCTGGATGAGAGCTCTGTGTGGGTGGCTCCTGTCACCGACAGTCCCAAACCCCCGCCATCGCGCATCACCCTCACTTTCCCTGTCGTCAACAATGCTGAGTGCTGTGCCTTCGCCGTTGTTGGGCAGAACAAGGCGGAAATGATCAAG CGTATCCTGAAGGACCAGGAGTGCCTGCCTGCAGGAAGAGTGGAGCCCACCAGAGGTAAAGTGTACTGGCTGCTGGACCAGGGAGCTGCCTCACACCTCAATGGCTCGTGA